The following are encoded in a window of Alosa sapidissima isolate fAloSap1 chromosome 12, fAloSap1.pri, whole genome shotgun sequence genomic DNA:
- the si:ch73-61d6.3 gene encoding occludin isoform X1, translating into MQSFAESPDTLAPQHCSHFPVGTMFEKDNYDSPPVYSPPYSPTNGYGPPASFHASRTELDAYPAPPGSYYIEDKPQLFYKLFSPPGIVKAMLGLIVVLCLGIFACVASTLVWDMQYSGYGMGGYGTGGMGYGGGYGYGSGYGGYGSGYGSGYGSGYGYYSSYPTPYSAKTSMIAMAAINFIAALGLFVACFSKSNTFRSRKFFLVVLVASAILAFLQGIINIVYIVGVNPMAQSSSSMYLNPMLMMCQNMYSTGVSSMGGVGGFPIYNQYLYHYCYVDPQEAVAMVCGFLVVIALVVIAVFAHKTRSKIWRYGKPNIHWDEPLTRGPEGRDVEDWVNNVEDAQSVQDAPTVVISEKAAPLLSKANSIILSTPPKDESMFSTDTYNNTGYFDRSVSRPSEHLSHGGEVSSSPSEETGGVRKPSANRARRKRRNTDFDESQYETEYTTGGETSEMDKDMWESMYPVITSDSQRHEYKREFDADLKHYKNLCAEMDDINDQLNKLSRELDTLDEGTGKYQAVAEEYNHLKDMKRMPEYQSKKQQCRKLRQKLFHVKRMVKNYDRNQP; encoded by the exons ATTAGCTCCTCAACACTG CTCCCACTTTCCTGTTGGAACCATGTTTGAGAAAGACAACTACGACAGCCCCCCTGTGTACAGCCCGCCGTACAGCCCCACCAATGGCTACGGTCCGCCGGCGAGTTTCCACGCCTCGAGGACCGAGCTGGACGCGTACCCAGCTCCCCCGGGATCTTACTACATCGAGGACAAGCCCCAGCTCTTCTACAAGCTGTTCTCCCCTCCGGGCATCGTCAAGGCCATGCTGGGCCTCATCGTGGTGCTGTGCCTAGGCATCTTCGCCTGCGTGGCCTCCACACTCGTCTGGGACATGCAGTACAGCGGCTACGGGATGGGGGGCTATGGCACGGGAGGGATGGGTTACGGTGGTGGTTACGGTTACGGCAGCGGCTACGGAGGTTACGGGAGCGGCTACGGGAGCGGCTATGGGAGCGGCTACGGCTACTACAGCTCCTACCCAACACCGTACTCGGCTAAGACCAGCATGATCGCCATGGCGGCCATCAACTTCATTGCCGCGCTGGGCTTATTCGTGGCCTGCTTCTCTAAGAGCAACACCTTCCGCAGCCGCAAGTTCTTCCTAGTGGTGCTGGTGGCCAGTGCCATCCTGGCCTTTCTGCAGGGCATCATCAACATTGTTTACATCGTGGGGGTCAACCCCATGGCCCAGAGCTCATCCAGCATGTACCTCAACCCCATGCTGATGATGTGCCAGAACATGTACAGCACAGGGGTGTCCAGTATGGGTGGAGTGGGAGGCTTCCCCATCTACAACCAGTACTTGTACCACTACTGCTATGTGGACCCACAGGAG GCTGTGGCAATGGTTTGTGGCTTCTTAGTTGTCATTGCGCTGGTGGTGATCGCTGTGTTCGCCCACAAAACACGCAGCAAGATTTGGCGCTATGGCAAGCCCAACATCCACTGGGACGAGCCACTGACCCGAGGACCAGAAGGCAGAGATGTGGAGGACTGG GTGAACAATGTTGAGGACGCACAGAGTGTTCAGGACGCGCCCACGGTGGTGATTTCTGAGAAAGCCGCACCTCTTCTGAGCAAAGCAAACAGCATcattctctccacccctcccaaAGATGAGAGTATGTTCAGCACCGACACGTACAACAACACTGG GTATTTTGACCGTTCCGTCAGCCGTCCATCGGAGCACCTGTCCCATGGTGGAGAGGTCAGCTCTAGTCCCTCAGAGGAGACCGGAGGGGTTCGCAAACCATCCGCCAACCGGGCCAGGAGAAAGCGCCGCAACACAGACTTTGACGAGTCTCAGTACGAGACGGAGTACACCACAGGGGGAGAGACCAGCGAGATGGACAAGGATATGTGGGAGAG CATGTACCCTGTGATCACCTCGGACTCTCAGCGCCATGAGTACAAGAGGGAGTTCGATGCCGACCTGAAGCACTACAAGAACCTGTGTGCTGAGATGGACGATATTAATGACCAGCTGAACAAGCTGAGCCGTGAGCTGGACACGCTTGATGAGGGTACCGGCAAGTACcag gCTGTTGCTGAGGAGTATAACCATCTCAAAGACATGAAAAGG ATGCCTGAATACCAGTCCAAAAAGCAGCAGTGCCGTAAGTTAAGGCAGAAGCTTTTCCACGTCAAGCGCATGGTGAAGAATTATGACCGCAATCAGCCCTAA
- the si:ch73-61d6.3 gene encoding occludin isoform X2 yields MFEKDNYDSPPVYSPPYSPTNGYGPPASFHASRTELDAYPAPPGSYYIEDKPQLFYKLFSPPGIVKAMLGLIVVLCLGIFACVASTLVWDMQYSGYGMGGYGTGGMGYGGGYGYGSGYGGYGSGYGSGYGSGYGYYSSYPTPYSAKTSMIAMAAINFIAALGLFVACFSKSNTFRSRKFFLVVLVASAILAFLQGIINIVYIVGVNPMAQSSSSMYLNPMLMMCQNMYSTGVSSMGGVGGFPIYNQYLYHYCYVDPQEAVAMVCGFLVVIALVVIAVFAHKTRSKIWRYGKPNIHWDEPLTRGPEGRDVEDWVNNVEDAQSVQDAPTVVISEKAAPLLSKANSIILSTPPKDESMFSTDTYNNTGYFDRSVSRPSEHLSHGGEVSSSPSEETGGVRKPSANRARRKRRNTDFDESQYETEYTTGGETSEMDKDMWESMYPVITSDSQRHEYKREFDADLKHYKNLCAEMDDINDQLNKLSRELDTLDEGTGKYQAVAEEYNHLKDMKRMPEYQSKKQQCRKLRQKLFHVKRMVKNYDRNQP; encoded by the exons ATGTTTGAGAAAGACAACTACGACAGCCCCCCTGTGTACAGCCCGCCGTACAGCCCCACCAATGGCTACGGTCCGCCGGCGAGTTTCCACGCCTCGAGGACCGAGCTGGACGCGTACCCAGCTCCCCCGGGATCTTACTACATCGAGGACAAGCCCCAGCTCTTCTACAAGCTGTTCTCCCCTCCGGGCATCGTCAAGGCCATGCTGGGCCTCATCGTGGTGCTGTGCCTAGGCATCTTCGCCTGCGTGGCCTCCACACTCGTCTGGGACATGCAGTACAGCGGCTACGGGATGGGGGGCTATGGCACGGGAGGGATGGGTTACGGTGGTGGTTACGGTTACGGCAGCGGCTACGGAGGTTACGGGAGCGGCTACGGGAGCGGCTATGGGAGCGGCTACGGCTACTACAGCTCCTACCCAACACCGTACTCGGCTAAGACCAGCATGATCGCCATGGCGGCCATCAACTTCATTGCCGCGCTGGGCTTATTCGTGGCCTGCTTCTCTAAGAGCAACACCTTCCGCAGCCGCAAGTTCTTCCTAGTGGTGCTGGTGGCCAGTGCCATCCTGGCCTTTCTGCAGGGCATCATCAACATTGTTTACATCGTGGGGGTCAACCCCATGGCCCAGAGCTCATCCAGCATGTACCTCAACCCCATGCTGATGATGTGCCAGAACATGTACAGCACAGGGGTGTCCAGTATGGGTGGAGTGGGAGGCTTCCCCATCTACAACCAGTACTTGTACCACTACTGCTATGTGGACCCACAGGAG GCTGTGGCAATGGTTTGTGGCTTCTTAGTTGTCATTGCGCTGGTGGTGATCGCTGTGTTCGCCCACAAAACACGCAGCAAGATTTGGCGCTATGGCAAGCCCAACATCCACTGGGACGAGCCACTGACCCGAGGACCAGAAGGCAGAGATGTGGAGGACTGG GTGAACAATGTTGAGGACGCACAGAGTGTTCAGGACGCGCCCACGGTGGTGATTTCTGAGAAAGCCGCACCTCTTCTGAGCAAAGCAAACAGCATcattctctccacccctcccaaAGATGAGAGTATGTTCAGCACCGACACGTACAACAACACTGG GTATTTTGACCGTTCCGTCAGCCGTCCATCGGAGCACCTGTCCCATGGTGGAGAGGTCAGCTCTAGTCCCTCAGAGGAGACCGGAGGGGTTCGCAAACCATCCGCCAACCGGGCCAGGAGAAAGCGCCGCAACACAGACTTTGACGAGTCTCAGTACGAGACGGAGTACACCACAGGGGGAGAGACCAGCGAGATGGACAAGGATATGTGGGAGAG CATGTACCCTGTGATCACCTCGGACTCTCAGCGCCATGAGTACAAGAGGGAGTTCGATGCCGACCTGAAGCACTACAAGAACCTGTGTGCTGAGATGGACGATATTAATGACCAGCTGAACAAGCTGAGCCGTGAGCTGGACACGCTTGATGAGGGTACCGGCAAGTACcag gCTGTTGCTGAGGAGTATAACCATCTCAAAGACATGAAAAGG ATGCCTGAATACCAGTCCAAAAAGCAGCAGTGCCGTAAGTTAAGGCAGAAGCTTTTCCACGTCAAGCGCATGGTGAAGAATTATGACCGCAATCAGCCCTAA
- the nr2f6b gene encoding nuclear receptor subfamily 2 group F member 6b isoform X2, translating into MAMVSGGWGTPNGDTNGLGDKYLRGEEEETSPQAVGSDADLGEDDKSCVVDCVVCGDKSSGKHYGVFTCEGCKSFFKRSIRRNLNYTCRSNRDCQIDQHHRNQCQYCRLKKCFRVGMRKEAVQRGRIPPSHAGMSPNSLVGGPGVGSGAGGPGLVGGEFFNGQQVSELISQLLRAEPYPASTRYGPQYGQQQQPGGSVMGIDNICELAARLLFSTIEWTRNIPYFPELPVSEQVALLRLSWSELFILNAAQSALPLHMAPLLAAAGFHSSPMSADRVVSFMDQVRVFQDQVDKLTRLQVDSAEYSCLKAIALFSPDACGLSDPVHVESLQEKAQVALTEYERMQYPSQPQRFGRLLLRLPALRAVPASLISQLFFMRLVGKTPIETLIRDMQLSGSSISWPYAPGQ; encoded by the exons ATGGCCATGGTGAGTGGGGGATGGGGAACACCGAACGGGGACACCAATGGACTGGGGGACAAGTACCTACGGGGGGAAGAAGAGGAGACCTCGCCCCAGGCTGTGGGCAGCGACGCGGATTTGGGGGAGGACGACAAATCTTGCGTGGTGGACTGTGTGGTGTGCGGGGACAAGTCCAGTGGGAAGCACTATGGTGTGTTCACCTGCGAGGGCTGCAAGAGCTTCTTTAAGAGGAGCATCCGACGTAACCTCAACTACACCTGCAG ATCGAACCGAGATTGCCAAATAGACCAGCACCACCGCAACCAGTGCCAGTACTGTCGCCTGAAGAAGTGCTTCCGGGTTGGCATGCGCAAAGAAG CTGTCCAACGTGGTCGCATCCCTCCGTCCCATGCCGGCATGAGTCCCAACTCTCTTGTCGGTGGCCCAGGGGTGGGCAGCGGTGCCGGCGGTCCTGGCCTGGTCGGTGGTGAGTTTTTCAATGGCCAGCAGGTATCCGAGCTCATCTCGCAGCTGCTTCGCGCAGAGCCGTATCCGGCGAGCACGCGCTATGGTCCGCAGTACGGCCAGCAGCAGCAACCTGGTGGCTCAGTCATGGGCATTGATAACATCTGCGAGCTGGCTGCCCGGCTTCTCTTCAGCACCATTGAATGGACCCGCAACATCCCCTACTTCCCCGAGTTGCCCGTGTCCGAACAGGTGGCGTTGCTGCGGCTCAGCTGGAGCGAGCTGTTCATCCTGAACGCGGCGCAGTCAGCGCTGCCGCTCCACATGGCCCCACTGCTGGCTGCTGCCGGCTTCCACTCCTCGCCCATGTCCGCTGACCGCGTGGTCTCCTTCATGGACCAGGTGCGCGTCTTCCAGGACCAGGTGGACAAGCTGACGCGGCTGCAGGTGGACTCGGCCGAGTACAGCTGCCTAAAGGCCATCGCACTCTTCTCTCCAG ATGCATGTGGCCTATCTGACCCGGTCCACGTGGAGAGCCTGCAGGAGAAGGCCCAGGTGGCGCTGACCGAGTACGAGCGCATGCAGTACCCGAGCCAGCCGCAGCGCTTTGGCCGCCTGCTGCTGCGCCTACCCGCGCTCCGCGCCGTGCCCGCCTCTCTCATCTCCCAGCTCTTCTTCATGCGCCTGGTGGGCAAGACGCCCATCGAGACGCTCATCCGCGACATGCAGCTGTCAGGCAGCTCCATCAGCTGGCCCTATGCGCCGGGCCAGTAG
- the nr2f6b gene encoding nuclear receptor subfamily 2 group F member 6b isoform X1, with product MAMVSGGWGTPNGDTNGLGDKYLRGEEEETSPQAVGSDADLGEDDKSCVVDCVVCGDKSSGKHYGVFTCEGCKSFFKRSIRRNLNYTCRSNRDCQIDQHHRNQCQYCRLKKCFRVGMRKEGSIRTSNQAVQRGRIPPSHAGMSPNSLVGGPGVGSGAGGPGLVGGEFFNGQQVSELISQLLRAEPYPASTRYGPQYGQQQQPGGSVMGIDNICELAARLLFSTIEWTRNIPYFPELPVSEQVALLRLSWSELFILNAAQSALPLHMAPLLAAAGFHSSPMSADRVVSFMDQVRVFQDQVDKLTRLQVDSAEYSCLKAIALFSPDACGLSDPVHVESLQEKAQVALTEYERMQYPSQPQRFGRLLLRLPALRAVPASLISQLFFMRLVGKTPIETLIRDMQLSGSSISWPYAPGQ from the exons ATGGCCATGGTGAGTGGGGGATGGGGAACACCGAACGGGGACACCAATGGACTGGGGGACAAGTACCTACGGGGGGAAGAAGAGGAGACCTCGCCCCAGGCTGTGGGCAGCGACGCGGATTTGGGGGAGGACGACAAATCTTGCGTGGTGGACTGTGTGGTGTGCGGGGACAAGTCCAGTGGGAAGCACTATGGTGTGTTCACCTGCGAGGGCTGCAAGAGCTTCTTTAAGAGGAGCATCCGACGTAACCTCAACTACACCTGCAG ATCGAACCGAGATTGCCAAATAGACCAGCACCACCGCAACCAGTGCCAGTACTGTCGCCTGAAGAAGTGCTTCCGGGTTGGCATGCGCAAAGAAGGTAGCATCCGCACTTCTAACCAAG CTGTCCAACGTGGTCGCATCCCTCCGTCCCATGCCGGCATGAGTCCCAACTCTCTTGTCGGTGGCCCAGGGGTGGGCAGCGGTGCCGGCGGTCCTGGCCTGGTCGGTGGTGAGTTTTTCAATGGCCAGCAGGTATCCGAGCTCATCTCGCAGCTGCTTCGCGCAGAGCCGTATCCGGCGAGCACGCGCTATGGTCCGCAGTACGGCCAGCAGCAGCAACCTGGTGGCTCAGTCATGGGCATTGATAACATCTGCGAGCTGGCTGCCCGGCTTCTCTTCAGCACCATTGAATGGACCCGCAACATCCCCTACTTCCCCGAGTTGCCCGTGTCCGAACAGGTGGCGTTGCTGCGGCTCAGCTGGAGCGAGCTGTTCATCCTGAACGCGGCGCAGTCAGCGCTGCCGCTCCACATGGCCCCACTGCTGGCTGCTGCCGGCTTCCACTCCTCGCCCATGTCCGCTGACCGCGTGGTCTCCTTCATGGACCAGGTGCGCGTCTTCCAGGACCAGGTGGACAAGCTGACGCGGCTGCAGGTGGACTCGGCCGAGTACAGCTGCCTAAAGGCCATCGCACTCTTCTCTCCAG ATGCATGTGGCCTATCTGACCCGGTCCACGTGGAGAGCCTGCAGGAGAAGGCCCAGGTGGCGCTGACCGAGTACGAGCGCATGCAGTACCCGAGCCAGCCGCAGCGCTTTGGCCGCCTGCTGCTGCGCCTACCCGCGCTCCGCGCCGTGCCCGCCTCTCTCATCTCCCAGCTCTTCTTCATGCGCCTGGTGGGCAAGACGCCCATCGAGACGCTCATCCGCGACATGCAGCTGTCAGGCAGCTCCATCAGCTGGCCCTATGCGCCGGGCCAGTAG
- the ushbp1 gene encoding colorectal mutant cancer protein gives MDDLERREEKDSAHRDSDTAAGDPDASGGYESNVPLPSVSELRQCELEVGALLKIISELNAKMGSLQAPRDGDECTSEGRVSCSTPDFPPSPGPLLHPEEEPGIRTPAPVTERGDSGEVWTELQEALSTLERSANRGRSLVTVPQPLRDEETRTQHLSAAQESWVKVTQVLEEMERELGFSYRSALPSEERQSYQRDVLELHRHNSSLRSALQSRQQELGLSDSALHEMEDEKKKLQEKLLVLKRRWLVAGSLSPPRSPSSSSSGAVSPSWASPPFPGSPLLLRRHVAAFPAVSTGGDVSPSSPCPSPSPVLPGSPSLESETDRLQRCLERLKARNERLSAALERRKGESEQISMALSRHEADSTALQMALRYCEECEETYADLLGLYERRRGQGAAQATEGKDSQLSSAQTEAEKLQTETSTAEGATQRGKPSQTRLAAEDFSQQMESLKEKIVGLRQDRAALRIPEQGPVGGGKMSPDTGTLAGPRGHNTTSSPRGEKAALLYELVTVREEMSELRGAIRLTEKEKRCLEWTLMAQRAQDEAGALLLDSLKEELEERSMEQQRVSNTRERSNSGGGIPGPRNRTIFRELQAVLQREQLMKRRVTALRDSLDTKLSDGTALRRQSDEEAARLTDAHSKISSMYRNARRKHREQIWRLEKQMAALSERHMTQITELQATLENLEDRREETVL, from the exons atggacgacttggagaggagagaggagaaagacagTGCACATAGAGACAGCGACACAGCGGCTGGG GATCCTGATGCCTCGGGCGGATACGAGAGTAATGTTCCGCTCCCCTCAGTGTCCGAGCTGAGACAGTGTGAGCTGGAAGTGGGGGCACTGCTGAAGATCATCTCAGAGCTCAACGCAAAGATGGGCTCTCTGCAAGCCCCAAG GGATGGGGATGAGTGTACATCAGAGGGCCGAGTCAGCTGCTCCACTCCAGACTTCCCCCCCAGCCCCGGACCACTGCTCCACCCAGAGGAAGAGCCTGGCATCAGGACTCCAGCCCCAGTGACCGAGAGAG GAGACAGCGGGGAAGTCTGGACCGAGCTGCAGGAGGCTCTGTCCACCCTGGAGAGGTCGGCGAACAGGGGGAGGTCCTTGGTGACCGTTCCTCAGCCGCTGCGGGATGAGGAGACGCGAACGCAGCACCTCAGTGCGGCTCAGGAGAGCTGGGTGAAGGTCACCCAG GTGCTGGAGGAGATGGAGCGTGAGCTGGGCTTCTCCTACCGCTCCGCTCTGCCCTCCGAGGAGAGGCAGAGCTACCAGCGCGACGTCCTGGAGCTGCACAGGCACAACAGCAGCCTCCGCTCCGCCCTCCAGAGCAGGCAGCAGGAGCTGGGCCTGTCCGACAGCGCACTCCACGAGATGGAGGACGAGAAGAAAAAACTACAAGAGAAG CTGCTGGTGCTGAAGCGTCGGTGGCTGGTGGCCGGCAGCCTCTCCCCTCCCCGTAGcccctccagctcctccagcgGAGCGGTCAGCCCCTCCTGggcctcccctcccttcccgggctcccccctcctcctgcgcAGGCACGTGGCTGCCTTTCCAGCCGTTTCCACAGGGGGCGACGTCTCACCGTCCAGCCCCTGTCCAAGCCCGAGCCCAGTGCTGCCCGGCAGCCCCAGTCTGGAGTCGGAGACAGACCGTCTGCAGAG GTGTCTAGAGAGGCTGAAGGCCCGAAACGAGCGCCTCTCAGCTGCTCTGGAGAGACGGAAAGGAGAGTCGGAGCAAATCAGCATGGCCCTCAGCCGGCACGAGGCCGACAGCACCGCCCTGCAGATGGCCCTCCGATACTG CGAGGAGTGCGAGGAGACATACGCTGATCTCCTGGGTCTGTACGAGCGGCGGAGAGGGCAGGGGGCTGCCCAGGCGACAG AGGGCAAAGACAGTCAGCTATCTAGCGCCCAGACTGAGGCTGAGAAACTGCAGACTGAGACATCAACAGCAGAGGGCGCTACGCAGAGAGGAAAACCCTCACAGACCAG GTTGGCAGCTGAGGATTTCTCTCAGCAGATGGAGAGTCTGAAGGAGAAGATCGTCGGGCTGAGGCAGGACAGGGCTGCACTGCGCATCCCAGAGCAAGGGCCCGTGGGCGGGGGGAAGATGAGCCCGGACACCGGAACCCTAGCGGGGCCCAGGGGCCACAACACCACCTCTAGCCCCAGAGGAGAGAAGGCCGCGCTGCTGTACGAGCTGGTCACTGTTAGG GAGGAAATGTCCGAGCTGCGTGGGGCCATCCGTCTgacggagaaggagaagagatgTCTGGAGTGGACACTGATGGCCCAGAGGGCCCAAGACGAGGCCGGAGCCCTGCTGCTGGACAGCCTGAAGGAAGAGCTGGAGGAGAGAAGCATGGAGCAGCAG AGGGTGTCCAATACCAGGGAGAGATCTAACAGTGGCGGAGGAATCCCTGGCCCCAGGAACCGCACCATTTTCCGTGAGCTGCAGGCTGTCCTACAACG agagcaGCTCATGAAGAGGAGGGTGACTGCCCTGCGTGACTCTCTGGATACCAAGCTCTCGGACGGCACAGCACTCAGACGGCAGAGTGACGAGGAGGCGGCCCGCCTCACCGACGCACACAG TAAGATTTCCAGCATGTACAGGAACGCTCGTCGGAAGCACCGCGAGCAGATCTGGAGGCTGGAAAAGCAAATGGCCGCCCTGTCTGAACGTCACATGACCCAGATCACAGAGCTCCAGGCCACCCTGGAGAAtctggaggacaggagagaggagactgtgctgtga
- the babam1 gene encoding BRISC and BRCA1-A complex member 1, giving the protein METPEPGPADGEERVVELRPRTRSNPEGAEDRRSSNGSLGSVTAISAVSAVGGSGVGSASQPSVGSRVDGEGEASTSSSPPSVTTATPTMATASPAAAAAANTTTAVAAAMAAPTPGAAKERPKSTQPALVASQMNTSGDTSMRAPRVNCPEKVIICLDLSEEMSLPKLESFNGSKTNALNISQKMIEMFVRTKHKIDKRHEFALVVVNDDALWLSGFTSDPRELCSCLYDLETNVCETFNLEDLLNVILQKIELPLMENVQTIPPPFVVRTILIYSRHAGQLQFNPSDAVSKMLQSPYFFFDVVYLHNGADEQGDESSWRDIYSSFCDLDSKGMCYSFEVSLSGPALELHNCMAKLLSHPLQRPSQSQASYSLLEDDEPAEVEATV; this is encoded by the exons ATGGAAACCCCGGAGCCCGGGCCGGCAGACGGGGAAGAGCGCGTGGTGGAGCTGAGGCCACGCACACGCTCCAACCCAGAGGGTGCGGAGGATCGGCGCAGCAGCAATGGCAGCCTGGGCAGCGTCACTGCCATCAGTGCGGTGAGCGCCGTGGGTGGTAGTGGCGTTGGCAGTGCCAGCCAGCCCTCCGTTGGCAGCCGTGTGGACGGAGAGGGCGAGGCGTCCACCTCCAGCAGCCCGCCTAGCGTTACCACGGCGACCCCCACAATGGCCACAGCCAGCCCGgccgctgctgccgctgccAACACCACTACTGCCGTCGCTGCCGCCATGGCAGCCCCCACACCTGGCGCCGCCAAAGAAAGACCCAAATCCACGCAGCCTGCCCTTGTTGCCTCACAGATGAACACCTCTGGGGACACTAGTATGAGGGCACCACGGGTCAACTGCCCAGAGAAAGTG ATAATCTGCTTGGATCTTTCTGAGGAGATGTCTTTGCCGAAGCTTGAGTCTTTCAATGG GTCTAAAACCAATGCTCTTAATATCTCACAGAAGATGATTGAGATGTTTGTtagaacaaaacacaaaattgaCAAGCGCCATGAGTTCGCTCTGGTAGTCGTCAATGATGATGCCTTATGG ctcTCAGGCTTCACCTCCGACCCCCGTGAGCTCTGCAGCTGTCTCTACGACCTGGAGACCAACGTGTGTGAAACCTTCA ATCTGGAGGACCttctaaatgtaat CTTACAGAAGATCGAGCTGCCCCTTATGGAAAATGTGCAGACCATCCCGCCTCCGTTTGTGGTGCGGACCATCCTGATCTACAGCCGGCACGCTGGCCAGCTACAGTTCAACCCCTCGGATGCCGTTAGT AAAATGCTGCAGTCACCCTATTTCTTCTTTGATGTCGTTTATCTGCATAATGGTGCTGATGAACAAGGGGATGAGAGCAGTTGGAGG GACATTTACTCGTCCTTCTGTGACTTAGACTCTAAAGGGATGTGCTACAGCTTTGAAGTATCCTTGTCGGGGCCCGCCCTGGAGCTGCACAACTGCATGGCCAAGCTGCTCTCGCACCCCCTCCAGAGGCCTTCCCAGAGCCAGGCGTCCTACAGTCTACTGGAGGACGATGAGCCGGCAGAGGTGGAGGCAACCGTCTGA